AGCCGATGCGCGACACCAGCATGAGATAGGTTGTGAAACCGATCACCGATCCGATGGCCGAGAGATAGAGCAGCGCGGCAAGATAGGTGATGCCGGGTGGTGCCACGATCGGCGTCCGCGTAACGGCAATCAGCACGAGGAGGATGATTGCGCCATAGGTCATGCCCCAGGCATTGGCGGTCAGCGGCGAGATGCCGGCCGCGCTGTTGCGGCGCGAGGCCATGTTGCCGAGCGAGAAGAACAGCGTGCCGAGCGCTGCGAGCCCGATGCCTTTCAGGGTGCCCATATCGAAATCGACGACAACTTCCTCTCCGAACAGCAGGAGAAGGCCGGTTGCGCCGAGCGCCGCGGCGAAGAGCGTGCGGCCGGTAATGCGGTCGCCGAAGAAGAGGCGCGCATTGACGGCATTGTAGATCGTTGCAAGCGAGAAGATCACCGAGATCAGCCCTGAAGGAATCGAGGCGGCGGCGTTGTAGAAACAGATGAAATTGAGGCTGAACAGGCAGAGCGCTTGCGCCAGGATGAAGGGTTGATCGCGCAAGGCGGGGAGCTTGAGCCGGCGCATGGCAGCCAGGATGGCGACGAAGATCACGGCTGCGAGCGCAAATCGGTAAAAGACCGAGACCAGCACCGGCACGGGACCGACCTGCATTGCAATGGCGATCCAGGTCGTCCCCCAGATGAGGACGGTCGCGATGAAAAGAACGGCATTTGCCATGGAGGTATCCTCGTTTTCCCCACGAATAGGCAAACCGTGAGCAGATCTCTTGCAGATTCTTGCTATGAAATCGATGTGCCCGGACTTCCCCCCTCGCCATCTCAGGGGTCGCCCCGTATTATTCTGAACGCGTGGCCAGCTGTGAGATAGAATGAGTGAACGATAGCCGCCTCTCGGTTTTCAGGTTTTTGTCCGCCTCTCCCACTGCGCGGATGTCACAGTCGATCGATCTCGGTTTCGGGCGATCGGCTGCCATCTGGAGCAATGCGCATGACAGGATGAGCTATCAGCGGCCGGACGGTCATACGTTCAGTCTTTATCTGAGCGGCGGCGCCGGAACGCGTCGGCTGGATGGCGGCCCCGACGCGCGCGGCCGTCCTGGCGTGCTGTGCATCATGCCGCAGGGGCATTCGTCCGAATGGGAGATCACCGACTTCTTCGAATTCGTCCATCTGTATATTCCCGACGATCAGATGCGCCGGATGTTTGCCGAGACCTTCGACCGCGATGCGCGGCTCATGGCCCTTCCCGAAGTGACCTTCGACGATGCACCGGTCCTGGCGCACAGGCTTCGGCAGATGACGGAAGCGATGTTGGCGGGCGGTCATCTGCTGGCCGAAGACGCGATGACGCAGGCGATCCACGATCTCTTCGTCGATCCACGTTATGGAAGCCTGCGTGCCTGCACGATCAGCGGCGGGCTCGCGCCGCATGTGCGGCGCCGAACCCTGGATTATATCGAGGCCCATCTTGGCGAGACGATCCGCCTGCAGGATCTGGCTGATATCGGCCAGCTCAGCGCCTTTCATTTTCAGCGGGTGTTCCGGGCAAGCTTTGGCGTGTCGCCGCATGGCTGGGTGGCGCACCGTCGTGTTGAGCGCGCCAAATCGATGTTATCAGACATGGAGCCGATCGCGCAGATCGCTTCGGCCTGCGGCTTCAGCAGCCAGAGCCACATGACGCGGGCCTTCAAGCAGGGCACAGGTCTCACGCCCTCGGCCTACCGGCAGCGGCAGTAACGCCGGCGCTCAAGATTCCTGCAGCCCGTAAAGCAGCGGCATCAGCCCAGCGAGCGCCTTGAAGCGGTCCCATGACTTGGCGGATGGTTTCGTCCAGCCGGTTTCGGCAAGCCCCGAGATGCGCGGGAAGACGAGACGGTCGAAGACGGCGCGGTCCGTCATCGGTTCCGACCAGATGCAGGCCTGGATGCCGAGCAGCTTCTGCTTCTGCGCCGCCGTCCAGCCACTGAGCGGATCGAACTTATAGAGCTTTTCCGCGTCCGAATTCCCCGCCCAGCTGGCGCCCGGCTCGTCCCAATCGGGCCTCAGCGCCATGTCGAGGTAATAGACCTGGCCGGGGCAGACGACCATTTGATAGCCGCGTTCGGCGAGCTCGGCCGAGACCTCGACATTGCGCCAGCTGCAGAGATAGCTCTTCTCCTTGTCGATGACGTCGCCGTGGGCCGCCTCCTCCCAGCCGCCGGTGATGCAGCCCTTGCTCGCCAGGAAACGCTGAACGCGCTCCAGGAATTCCGCCTGCAGGATCGCCGCGCCGGAGCCGTGGATATCGTCGGCGCCATGCCTGTTGGTGACGACGTTCAGCCGCTTGGCATGGGCATCGGCAACCGCCTCGCCGGCGACATCACGCAGGCGTGCGAGCGCTGCCGGCGAGCCCGACCATGCGCCGAGCGGCACCTCGTCAGCGCCGAGATGGATAACCTTGAACGGAAAGAGCTCGATCAGTTCGGCAAGGATCGTCTCGACGATCTCGTAGGTCTGCTCGCGGGCCGGATTGATGCAATTGTCGGGAAAGCCCTGGACCGAGTAGTAGCTGCCCTTCTCGGCCGGATCGCGCAGCTCCGGGATCGCCTGCTGCATGGCGTAGCAATGGCCGGGCATATCGATCTCGGGCACGATCTCGATGCCGAAGCTCTTCGCATGGGCGACGATCTCGCGGATGACTGACTTGGTGTAGTAGCCGCCGGTTCGGGTCGGGCTCGATCCCAGCAGCGGCGGCACGGCAAGGCCGTGGCCGCGCCAGGCGCCGATCTCGGTCAGGGCGGGATAGGCGTCGATCTCGACGCGCCAGGCTTCGTCGTCGGAAAGGTGCCAGTGGAAGCGGTTGAGCTTGTTCCAGGCAAGCACCGCCAGCAGCTTCTTGACCTCGGCGACGCCATAGAACTGGCGGGCGACATCGAGATGCAGGCCGCGCCAGCCCATCGCTGGCTCGTCGACGATCTCGCCGGATGCGGGAAACTGGAAGACGCCGGGATGCAGCCTGGCGCCGCGCCAGATCTGGCCGAGCGTGACGAGGCCGTAGAGAAAGCCGGTGCGGCCGCTCGCCTCGACCGTCAGGGTGTCCTCGTCGAAGCTCAGCCGATAGGCTTCGGGGCCGAAGCCGGCGGCATCTTTCAGGATGACCGGCACTGCGCCTTCCGCCTCGCTGCGCACGATGCCTTCGACGGCGAAGAGATGGTCGACCAACGCCGCGAAGCCTTTCGCCGCCGCCTCCCCTTCGCTGCTCCGCGCCTGCGGGGCAAAACCGGCCGGCAGCGGCCGGCGCGAGGCGACCGTGACATGGTTCGGCCAGGGAATGACCGAAATCTGAACGGGCGCGTTGGCGGGAACGGGATAGATCTCGGCGCCGCGCTTCAGCGCTGCGTTGCTGACCGAAGAGCGCGTCGGCTCGACGCCGAGCACGATAGTGCTGCCATCGGCAAGCGCGAGATAGGCGCTCGTCGCACCGTCCGTCCAGTGGCGGAACTGCCAGCTCAGCGCATAGACGGAGACCGTCCAGGTCTCGCCGGCGCCGAGAACGAAACCGGCCGGCGGCTGGAATTCGGTGAAATTGGAAAGCCGCTTTGAGACCGTTGCGCCTTCGACGCGTCCGGCCGGATCGACGCGGCCCGGGCCGC
Above is a window of Rhizobium etli CFN 42 DNA encoding:
- a CDS encoding helix-turn-helix domain-containing protein — protein: MSYQRPDGHTFSLYLSGGAGTRRLDGGPDARGRPGVLCIMPQGHSSEWEITDFFEFVHLYIPDDQMRRMFAETFDRDARLMALPEVTFDDAPVLAHRLRQMTEAMLAGGHLLAEDAMTQAIHDLFVDPRYGSLRACTISGGLAPHVRRRTLDYIEAHLGETIRLQDLADIGQLSAFHFQRVFRASFGVSPHGWVAHRRVERAKSMLSDMEPIAQIASACGFSSQSHMTRAFKQGTGLTPSAYRQRQ
- a CDS encoding DMT family transporter, translating into MANAVLFIATVLIWGTTWIAIAMQVGPVPVLVSVFYRFALAAVIFVAILAAMRRLKLPALRDQPFILAQALCLFSLNFICFYNAAASIPSGLISVIFSLATIYNAVNARLFFGDRITGRTLFAAALGATGLLLLFGEEVVVDFDMGTLKGIGLAALGTLFFSLGNMASRRNSAAGISPLTANAWGMTYGAIILLVLIAVTRTPIVAPPGITYLAALLYLSAIGSVIGFTTYLMLVSRIGSSRAAYATVLFPIVALSLSTVFEGYHWSGLGLIGLALTLLGNVIIFARPLARRSPQPDTSLPARG